A region of Gemmatimonadales bacterium DNA encodes the following proteins:
- a CDS encoding 2-phosphosulfolactate phosphatase, producing the protein MKIDVFFTPAGLSPSDVAGRSVVVLDILRASTTITFALAAGAKAVLPAASTEEALRIAQNLERDDMLLAGERRSVRIPGFALGNSPLEFTPEAVRGKTIVMTTTNGTQALIAAQGAREIIVGAAVNFALVVQRARAALEQHGDLAILCAGRERQFALEDVFAAGRLAKVLLPEGGLRRVEVNDGALASLEIARHFGERWLRALRASTHGRELAGLGFRDDVKACAEENTHPVLPLYADRRITAHRPPNEG; encoded by the coding sequence TTGAAGATCGACGTTTTCTTCACCCCGGCGGGTCTCAGCCCGTCCGACGTCGCGGGCCGCAGCGTCGTGGTGCTCGACATCCTGCGCGCGTCCACGACGATCACGTTCGCGCTGGCGGCCGGCGCCAAGGCGGTGCTCCCCGCGGCCTCCACCGAGGAGGCGCTGCGCATCGCGCAGAACCTGGAGCGCGACGACATGCTGCTGGCGGGCGAGCGCCGGTCGGTGCGCATCCCCGGCTTCGCCCTCGGCAATTCGCCGCTCGAATTCACCCCCGAGGCGGTGCGCGGCAAGACGATCGTCATGACGACGACCAACGGGACGCAGGCCCTGATCGCCGCCCAGGGGGCGCGTGAGATCATCGTGGGGGCCGCCGTCAACTTCGCGCTGGTCGTGCAGCGGGCGCGCGCCGCGCTCGAGCAGCACGGGGACTTGGCGATCCTTTGTGCCGGCCGCGAACGTCAATTCGCATTGGAGGACGTCTTCGCCGCGGGCCGGCTCGCCAAGGTGCTGCTGCCCGAGGGCGGCCTACGCCGGGTCGAAGTGAACGACGGCGCGCTGGCGTCGCTGGAGATCGCGCGTCACTTCGGGGAGCGCTGGCTCCGAGCGCTGAGGGCGAGCACCCATGGCCGCGAGCTCGCGGGGCTGGGATTCCGCGACGACGTCAAGGCCTGCGCCGAGGAGAACACCCACCCGGTGCTTCCGCTCTACGCGGACCGGAGGATCACCGCCCATCGACCCCCGAACGAAGGATGA